A stretch of the Flavobacterium aquiphilum genome encodes the following:
- a CDS encoding YifB family Mg chelatase-like AAA ATPase: MLIKVYGSAVFGVEATTITVEVNMDKGIGYHLVGLPDNAIKESSYRIAAALKNNGYEMPGKKIIINMAPADLRKEGSAYDLTLAIGILVASSQIKSDIYEQYVIMGELSLDGSLQPIRGALPIAIKAKEEGFKGFFLPLENVNEAAIVSGLDVYGVSNVKEVIDFLEGKGTLEPTIIDTRAEFYKTLDFPEFDFSDVKGQESIKRCMEIAAAGGHNIILIGPPGAGKTMLAKRLPSILPPMTLREALETTKIHSVAGKLKEVGLMNQRPFRSPHHTISNVALVGGGSYPQPGEISMAHNGVLFLDELPEFKRDVLEVMRQPLEDREVTISRAKFTVTYPSSFMLVASMNPSPSGFFNDPDSPQVSSPHEMQRYLSKISGPLLDRIDIHIEVTPVPFEKLSDDRKAESSVDIRKRVTSAREIQSKRFEEMEHIHYNAQMSTKHIREHCALDDASKELLKTAMERLNLSARAYDRILKVARTIADLDDSSQVVSGHIAEAIQYRSLDRDGWLG, encoded by the coding sequence ATGTTAATCAAAGTTTATGGAAGTGCTGTTTTTGGGGTAGAAGCTACGACTATTACTGTCGAGGTGAATATGGACAAGGGAATTGGCTATCATTTGGTCGGATTGCCAGACAATGCTATTAAGGAAAGTAGCTATCGAATTGCAGCCGCACTCAAGAATAACGGCTATGAAATGCCCGGCAAAAAAATCATTATCAACATGGCACCTGCCGATTTGCGTAAAGAAGGTTCAGCTTATGATCTTACATTGGCAATTGGGATTTTGGTAGCTTCGTCACAAATTAAATCGGATATTTATGAGCAGTATGTTATCATGGGAGAGTTGTCTCTTGATGGGAGTTTACAGCCTATCCGTGGTGCGTTACCGATCGCGATAAAAGCAAAAGAAGAAGGTTTTAAAGGTTTTTTTCTTCCTTTGGAAAATGTTAATGAAGCAGCAATTGTGTCCGGTTTGGATGTGTATGGCGTTTCGAATGTGAAAGAAGTGATTGATTTTTTAGAAGGAAAAGGAACGCTTGAGCCTACAATTATCGATACTAGAGCTGAATTTTACAAAACACTTGATTTTCCTGAATTTGATTTTAGCGATGTAAAAGGACAAGAAAGTATTAAGCGCTGTATGGAAATAGCTGCTGCTGGAGGACATAATATTATTTTGATTGGTCCACCCGGAGCGGGAAAAACGATGTTGGCAAAAAGATTGCCTAGTATTTTGCCTCCTATGACTTTGCGGGAAGCACTGGAAACTACTAAAATTCATAGCGTAGCCGGAAAGTTGAAGGAAGTGGGATTGATGAACCAACGGCCGTTTCGCAGTCCGCATCATACGATTTCGAATGTAGCACTTGTCGGGGGAGGAAGTTATCCGCAACCTGGAGAAATTTCGATGGCACATAATGGAGTCTTGTTTCTGGACGAATTGCCTGAGTTTAAACGAGACGTTTTGGAAGTAATGCGTCAGCCTCTTGAGGACAGGGAAGTAACTATTTCGAGAGCCAAGTTTACAGTGACTTATCCGTCGTCATTCATGTTGGTGGCGAGCATGAATCCTAGTCCGAGTGGTTTCTTTAATGATCCTGATTCACCGCAAGTTTCTTCTCCCCACGAAATGCAAAGATATTTGAGTAAGATTTCGGGACCTTTATTGGACAGAATTGATATTCATATTGAAGTGACTCCCGTTCCTTTTGAAAAATTATCCGATGACCGCAAAGCGGAAAGCAGTGTTGATATTCGCAAAAGAGTAACTTCTGCCCGAGAAATACAGTCTAAACGATTTGAAGAAATGGAACATATTCATTACAATGCTCAAATGAGTACTAAGCATATTAGGGAACATTGCGCTCTTGATGATGCTTCCAAAGAGTTACTAAAAACCGCCATGGAACGGCTAAATCTTTCGGCTCGTGCCTACGACAGAATCCTGAAAGTAGCCAGAACCATTGCCGATTTGGATGATTCTTCCCAAGTTGTTTCAGGACATATAGCCGAAGCGATTCAATACCGAAGTTTGGATCGTGACGGGTGGTTGGGGTAA
- a CDS encoding PH domain-containing protein: protein MGLFNAIMGNASEVNIENLSKEFEPLLIEGEKIERGYKVIKDMFVFTNKRMILVEKQLVGSKVDYLSIPYSSIKKFSKESAGILDMDAELKIWLTGESEPISKQFGKSGNNINEVYQILSQHILK, encoded by the coding sequence ATGGGACTATTTAATGCCATTATGGGCAATGCTTCAGAAGTAAATATTGAAAATCTTTCGAAAGAATTTGAACCTTTATTGATTGAGGGCGAAAAAATCGAAAGAGGGTATAAAGTAATTAAGGATATGTTTGTTTTTACCAATAAAAGAATGATTTTGGTAGAAAAACAATTGGTAGGAAGTAAAGTGGATTATCTTTCGATTCCTTATTCTTCTATTAAAAAATTCTCCAAAGAAAGTGCAGGAATTCTAGATATGGATGCCGAATTAAAAATTTGGCTAACTGGTGAATCTGAACCAATTTCCAAACAATTTGGCAAAAGTGGCAACAACATCAATGAAGTATATCAAATCTTGAGTCAGCATATTTTAAAATAA
- a CDS encoding SRPBCC family protein has protein sequence MESKTKVNAQDDKQELIITRKFDLPLELLFKAYEEPELFEQWMGTKVLKMENKKHGAYAFETSHEGNVVFKANGTIHEFVPNQKITRTFEMENTPFPVQLEFLEFEKITDNTSKLTMQIVFKSVEHRNQLLQMPFAQGINMAHNRLQDIINKLK, from the coding sequence ATGGAGTCAAAAACGAAAGTCAATGCACAAGACGACAAACAGGAATTAATAATCACAAGAAAATTTGACCTGCCATTGGAACTACTTTTTAAAGCCTACGAAGAACCTGAGCTTTTTGAGCAATGGATGGGAACTAAAGTATTAAAAATGGAAAACAAAAAACATGGCGCTTATGCTTTTGAAACCTCACATGAAGGCAATGTCGTGTTTAAAGCAAATGGAACAATACATGAATTTGTCCCGAACCAAAAAATCACGAGAACATTTGAAATGGAAAATACACCATTCCCAGTTCAATTGGAATTTCTTGAATTCGAAAAAATAACAGACAACACCAGTAAACTTACTATGCAAATCGTTTTTAAATCTGTTGAACACAGAAATCAATTGCTCCAAATGCCATTTGCGCAAGGCATAAATATGGCTCACAACAGGTTACAAGACATCATTAACAAATTAAAATAA
- a CDS encoding DUF1905 domain-containing protein, whose translation MDNSKIYKFSAEIYIIGVNPFVFIPDAVLESVFRDANKNKGKIPVKIKIEGHQFIQTLIKYSGHWRLYLNTPMRKMAQKEVGDTANFEIAFDSEERVIPMHPKLVKALNENLDTQRIFDSLRPSLQLEIIRYISFLKTEESIDKNVLRAVNFLLGKERFIGRDKP comes from the coding sequence ATGGACAACAGCAAGATTTATAAATTTTCAGCAGAAATATATATAATAGGAGTTAACCCCTTTGTTTTTATTCCTGATGCTGTTTTGGAATCTGTTTTTCGTGATGCAAACAAAAACAAAGGGAAGATTCCGGTGAAAATAAAAATTGAAGGTCACCAATTTATCCAGACTTTGATAAAGTATAGTGGGCACTGGCGTTTGTACCTGAATACTCCCATGAGAAAAATGGCTCAGAAGGAAGTAGGAGACACAGCCAATTTTGAAATTGCTTTCGATTCGGAAGAAAGAGTGATTCCGATGCATCCTAAACTTGTAAAAGCTTTAAATGAAAATCTGGACACTCAAAGAATATTTGATAGTTTGCGACCATCACTGCAGTTGGAAATTATTAGATATATATCTTTTTTAAAGACAGAAGAATCAATCGATAAAAATGTTTTGAGAGCGGTAAATTTTTTGCTGGGAAAAGAAAGATTTATCGGGAGAGACAAACCATGA
- a CDS encoding NAD(P)-dependent oxidoreductase: MKQNIKVAVIGGTGKSGKYLVKELIRQGFHIKLLLRNPDNFSIKSNLVEIVVGNVADYDSVYWLFTDSQAVISTLGLGIPASEPTLFSQSSSNVIKAMKALHIRRYIVTTGLNVDTALDKKSPKVIFATDWMKKNFPISTENKQVEYELLKASNIDWTLVRLPLIEQTDERFETNVSLEDCLGDKISATDLAHFLIEQLFDDTFVRKAPFLSNI; encoded by the coding sequence ATGAAACAAAATATAAAAGTTGCCGTCATAGGCGGTACCGGAAAGTCGGGAAAATACCTTGTAAAAGAATTAATCAGACAAGGTTTTCACATTAAACTTCTTCTCAGAAATCCCGATAATTTTTCAATTAAAAGCAATCTAGTGGAAATCGTTGTCGGTAACGTGGCCGATTATGATTCCGTTTATTGGTTGTTTACGGACAGTCAGGCCGTGATCAGTACTTTGGGTTTAGGGATTCCCGCAAGTGAACCCACTCTTTTTTCTCAATCTAGTTCCAATGTTATCAAGGCAATGAAGGCGTTGCATATTCGTCGTTATATTGTTACGACAGGACTTAATGTTGATACGGCTTTGGATAAGAAAAGTCCAAAAGTTATTTTTGCAACCGATTGGATGAAAAAAAACTTTCCGATTTCGACCGAAAACAAGCAAGTTGAATATGAGTTGCTTAAGGCGAGCAATATTGATTGGACATTGGTTCGTCTTCCGTTGATTGAGCAGACGGATGAACGGTTTGAAACGAATGTCAGTTTGGAAGATTGTTTGGGGGACAAAATCAGCGCAACCGATTTGGCGCATTTTCTAATTGAACAATTGTTTGATGATACTTTTGTACGGAAAGCGCCGTTTCTTTCAAATATTTAA
- a CDS encoding nuclear transport factor 2 family protein, which translates to MTHREKINQAITQFVKGGDTSDFQLLDKVFHHDFRVTNNGFMGTPGVTIIDKQKYLSNIKEGIFGGLPRTMIIESIDESDTIAMVKLRLESSENHFISYNSLILDTDDEWKLINNLAVVEPKK; encoded by the coding sequence ATGACTCACAGAGAAAAAATAAATCAAGCGATAACTCAATTTGTTAAAGGTGGAGATACTAGTGATTTCCAATTACTAGACAAAGTATTTCATCATGATTTTAGAGTTACCAATAATGGTTTTATGGGAACGCCCGGAGTTACTATTATTGACAAACAAAAATACTTATCAAATATCAAAGAGGGTATTTTTGGCGGATTACCCAGAACTATGATTATTGAAAGTATAGACGAAAGTGATACAATTGCAATGGTAAAACTACGTTTAGAAAGTTCAGAAAATCATTTTATTTCATACAACTCACTCATTTTAGACACTGATGATGAATGGAAACTCATCAATAATCTAGCTGTGGTTGAACCAAAAAAGTAA
- a CDS encoding dipeptide epimerase gives MKIIIRTFKLQLKHTFTISRESHDIQPTLIVELQSDGFSGFGEATSNPYYNITVDSMRANLESIIPFIESHNDETPEEFWDSAHALLKHDMFALCALDMAYNDLYAKKKGKKLYELWGNSPLHNPKTDYTIGIDKIDKMVMKLKEMPWPIYKIKLGTKDDIAIVTELRKHTDARFRIDANCSWTVSETINNAIALKKLGVEFLEQPMKADQWAAHKEVFKHSVLPIIADESCIVEEDVAKCHNHFHGVNIKLVKCGGLTPARRMIAEAKQLGMKTMVGCMTESTIGISAIAHLLPELDYVDMDGALLLSEDIATGVTITDGIIHYADGNGIGAELIKH, from the coding sequence ATGAAAATAATCATACGCACTTTTAAGCTTCAACTCAAGCACACTTTCACGATTTCGAGAGAGTCTCATGATATACAGCCAACACTGATTGTTGAATTGCAAAGTGATGGTTTTTCGGGTTTTGGTGAAGCAACTTCAAATCCATATTACAATATCACAGTGGATAGCATGAGGGCAAATTTGGAATCAATAATTCCGTTCATAGAATCTCATAATGACGAAACTCCAGAGGAATTCTGGGATAGTGCTCATGCATTATTGAAACATGATATGTTTGCATTGTGTGCGTTGGATATGGCTTATAATGATTTGTACGCCAAGAAAAAAGGCAAAAAATTATATGAACTTTGGGGCAACTCTCCTTTACACAACCCTAAAACCGATTATACTATCGGGATTGACAAAATTGATAAAATGGTGATGAAGCTGAAAGAAATGCCTTGGCCAATTTATAAAATCAAATTGGGCACCAAAGACGACATTGCTATTGTTACTGAATTGCGTAAACATACCGATGCCCGTTTTCGAATTGATGCCAATTGCAGTTGGACAGTTTCGGAAACAATTAACAATGCAATTGCCTTGAAAAAATTAGGAGTTGAATTTCTGGAACAACCGATGAAAGCGGACCAATGGGCAGCACATAAAGAGGTTTTTAAACATTCTGTTTTGCCAATCATTGCAGATGAAAGCTGTATAGTTGAGGAAGATGTTGCCAAATGTCACAACCATTTTCACGGAGTAAACATAAAACTGGTTAAATGTGGCGGACTCACTCCTGCCCGAAGAATGATTGCCGAAGCCAAACAACTTGGCATGAAAACAATGGTAGGTTGTATGACAGAATCTACAATCGGAATTTCGGCCATTGCACATTTATTGCCTGAGTTGGATTATGTAGATATGGATGGTGCTTTGTTATTGTCTGAAGATATTGCCACAGGCGTTACAATTACTGATGGAATAATTCATTACGCTGATGGAAATGGAATAGGTGCCGAATTAATAAAACACTAA
- the ypfJ gene encoding KPN_02809 family neutral zinc metallopeptidase codes for MKWIGRRQSDNVEDRRGMSAGGKTVVGGGIIGIIILLLNVFGGENAKMITPVLEQFNQQQNTQTENRSLTEAEKVEGEFVKTLLADNEDVWTKIFEENNLTFEAPKLILFSGQVETACGGASSASGPFYCPGDRTIYMDMTFFDELRTKFGAEGGDFAVAYVMAHEFGHHIQTLLGTSGKVHQLQQNRNETEGNKLSVALELQADFYAGLWTHYNEKQNKMLEPGDIEEALSAANAVGDDAIQKKMQGQVVPDSFTHGTSEQRMYWFNRGFESGDIKKGDTFSELK; via the coding sequence ATGAAATGGATTGGCAGAAGACAAAGCGATAATGTGGAAGACCGCAGAGGCATGTCTGCTGGAGGTAAAACCGTTGTTGGCGGAGGAATTATCGGTATTATAATTTTGCTTCTAAATGTTTTTGGAGGTGAAAATGCCAAAATGATAACTCCTGTTTTGGAGCAATTCAATCAACAACAAAACACCCAAACTGAAAACAGGTCTTTGACCGAAGCCGAAAAAGTGGAAGGTGAATTTGTAAAAACCTTGTTGGCAGACAACGAAGATGTTTGGACAAAAATTTTTGAAGAAAATAACCTGACTTTTGAAGCTCCAAAACTTATTCTTTTTAGTGGTCAGGTTGAAACAGCTTGCGGGGGAGCGAGTTCAGCCTCGGGACCTTTTTATTGCCCCGGTGACAGAACCATTTATATGGACATGACCTTTTTTGATGAACTCAGAACCAAATTTGGTGCCGAAGGCGGTGATTTTGCGGTCGCCTACGTGATGGCCCACGAATTTGGACACCACATTCAAACCCTATTGGGGACTTCGGGAAAAGTGCATCAATTACAACAAAACAGAAACGAAACAGAAGGCAATAAACTTTCAGTAGCTTTGGAATTACAGGCCGATTTCTACGCGGGGCTTTGGACGCATTACAACGAAAAGCAAAACAAAATGCTCGAACCCGGTGATATTGAGGAAGCCTTAAGCGCCGCAAATGCCGTTGGTGATGATGCGATTCAGAAAAAAATGCAGGGTCAGGTTGTTCCGGATTCCTTTACCCACGGCACCTCCGAACAAAGAATGTATTGGTTTAACAGAGGATTTGAAAGCGGCGATATCAAAAAAGGAGATACTTTCTCGGAGCTGAAATGA
- a CDS encoding CPBP family intramembrane glutamic endopeptidase, translating into MSSQNSPSKSFYSLCRIVLFYILSVVIFAIISGLSKNFHLADYLSILVTSVITFFLVLLFSKWDKLTLADIGLKIQNTSLLRFMSGFGIGILLVIIQAAIASTFAEIQFTLSADVPVMSIISSLALYFVVALREELVFRSYALRNLSNSTNPIFALIFITIIFILEHVISGMSWKMSIIGSGLGGILFGLAALKTKGLALPLGIHFSWNFTQWMLGFKNNTGIWKEVVKKGHEAHAENIALIGFVIAMFIGISVILIIYKKQKI; encoded by the coding sequence ATGTCATCACAAAACTCTCCTTCAAAATCATTTTATTCATTGTGCAGGATTGTACTGTTTTATATTTTGAGTGTTGTAATCTTTGCTATTATTTCCGGATTAAGCAAAAATTTTCATCTAGCCGATTATCTGTCCATTTTAGTCACATCAGTCATAACCTTTTTCTTAGTCTTATTGTTTTCTAAATGGGACAAACTCACTTTAGCTGATATAGGATTGAAAATTCAAAATACAAGCTTACTAAGGTTTATGAGTGGCTTTGGAATTGGTATTTTATTGGTAATCATACAAGCTGCCATTGCTTCGACTTTTGCTGAAATACAATTCACTTTATCTGCAGATGTTCCAGTCATGAGCATCATTTCTTCTTTAGCTCTTTATTTTGTTGTTGCATTAAGAGAAGAACTCGTTTTTCGTTCCTACGCATTACGAAATTTATCCAATTCGACAAATCCAATCTTCGCTTTAATATTTATAACCATAATCTTTATACTTGAACATGTAATTTCCGGAATGTCATGGAAAATGTCAATTATAGGAAGTGGACTTGGAGGAATTCTATTTGGTTTAGCTGCCCTTAAAACAAAAGGATTAGCATTGCCACTGGGAATTCATTTTTCATGGAATTTTACACAATGGATGTTAGGTTTTAAGAACAACACTGGCATCTGGAAAGAAGTAGTTAAAAAAGGTCACGAAGCTCATGCCGAAAATATTGCCTTGATCGGTTTTGTCATCGCTATGTTTATTGGAATCAGTGTCATACTTATAATTTATAAAAAACAAAAAATATAA
- a CDS encoding DoxX family protein, translating to MTKRIKITYWVATLWLSLGMVSTAIVQLIKMKEEVTKTSITLGYPLYFLTIIGVWKLLGVIAILIPKFPLLKEWAYAGFFFAMTGAIVSHLAVGDELKEYFGPTLLLILIIVSWYFRPNDRKIGLQN from the coding sequence ATGACAAAAAGAATTAAAATTACCTATTGGGTTGCTACCCTTTGGTTATCATTGGGAATGGTTTCTACTGCTATTGTACAGCTTATAAAAATGAAAGAAGAAGTCACTAAAACCTCTATAACTTTGGGATATCCACTCTATTTTTTAACCATCATTGGCGTATGGAAATTATTGGGAGTTATAGCTATCCTCATACCTAAATTTCCTTTGCTTAAAGAATGGGCATATGCCGGCTTCTTTTTTGCAATGACCGGAGCAATAGTTTCACATTTGGCAGTTGGAGATGAACTAAAAGAATATTTCGGACCAACATTATTGCTAATCCTAATAATTGTTTCTTGGTATTTTAGACCTAATGACAGAAAAATCGGTTTACAAAACTGA
- a CDS encoding N-acetylmuramoyl-L-alanine amidase family protein, whose amino-acid sequence MKNKMKFLAVLGVLGIFISFSFSSLNTKKIIVIDAGHGGEDFGAQFGDAQEKKIVESIANKISQLNSKGDTEIILLREDDSFIELSERVNKINKINPSLLISIHINASKNSNENGVNAYVSKENDFYKKSVKNAKDLIEKISNDKLAKGEVKDSNLFLTKKSKCPALVLEVGYLSNEKDRSYITSENGQNEIANKIYEFIKK is encoded by the coding sequence ATGAAAAACAAAATGAAATTTTTAGCAGTTTTAGGTGTTTTAGGAATTTTTATTTCATTTTCCTTCAGTTCATTGAATACTAAAAAAATAATAGTTATTGATGCGGGACATGGAGGAGAAGATTTTGGTGCACAATTTGGTGATGCTCAAGAAAAGAAAATAGTTGAAAGTATTGCGAACAAAATAAGTCAACTAAATAGTAAAGGCGATACTGAAATTATTCTGCTAAGAGAAGATGATAGTTTTATTGAATTAAGCGAAAGAGTCAATAAAATAAACAAAATAAATCCCAGTTTATTAATTTCTATTCATATAAATGCTTCTAAAAATTCAAACGAAAATGGAGTAAACGCTTATGTTTCGAAAGAAAATGATTTTTACAAAAAGTCAGTTAAAAACGCTAAAGATTTGATTGAAAAAATTTCGAATGACAAATTAGCAAAAGGGGAAGTTAAAGATTCAAACTTATTTTTAACTAAAAAATCAAAATGCCCAGCATTGGTATTAGAAGTTGGCTATTTATCAAATGAAAAAGACAGAAGCTATATTACAAGCGAAAATGGACAAAATGAAATTGCGAATAAAATATATGAATTCATAAAAAAATAA
- a CDS encoding Gfo/Idh/MocA family protein codes for MDNNKKIKWGIVGLGRIADEFAKDLQLIESAELSAVASRNLEKAQEFANKFQCPKAYGSYDELFQDDSVDILYIATPHDSHAELTIKALQNNKHVLCEKPIALNYQDTLQMVKTAKEYNKFLMEAFWTRFNPSVKEVLQHVQNGFIGEVKYVNADFAFVVENLEGNRTTDMKLGGGSLMDIGVYPLFLAYLILGIPKEIAAKSNFHATGADLQTSIILQYESAQAILHSSFLSSSNHKATISGTQGRININPQWYMAESYTLIQGEDKEKIKRPKLGKGYAHEIEECHACLWSDKIESELWSHQNSLDLIKIVEDVREQIGLVYS; via the coding sequence ATGGATAATAACAAAAAAATAAAATGGGGAATTGTTGGTTTAGGAAGAATTGCAGACGAATTCGCCAAAGATCTGCAATTAATTGAATCGGCTGAACTTAGTGCTGTGGCTTCCAGAAATTTGGAGAAAGCCCAAGAGTTTGCCAACAAATTTCAATGTCCAAAAGCTTACGGTTCTTATGATGAGCTTTTTCAAGATGACAGTGTCGATATTCTCTATATAGCTACGCCACATGATTCGCATGCCGAACTTACCATCAAGGCATTGCAAAATAACAAGCATGTACTTTGTGAAAAACCAATTGCTTTAAATTATCAAGATACGTTGCAAATGGTCAAAACGGCGAAAGAATATAATAAATTTTTGATGGAAGCTTTTTGGACCCGTTTTAATCCTTCAGTGAAGGAAGTGTTGCAACACGTTCAAAACGGATTCATAGGAGAAGTGAAATATGTGAATGCTGATTTTGCTTTTGTAGTCGAAAATTTAGAAGGAAACAGAACGACCGATATGAAACTTGGTGGTGGTTCATTGATGGATATTGGTGTTTATCCATTGTTTTTGGCTTATTTGATACTGGGAATTCCAAAGGAAATTGCTGCCAAATCTAATTTTCATGCTACAGGAGCCGATCTTCAGACTTCCATTATTTTGCAGTATGAGTCTGCTCAGGCGATTTTACATTCGAGTTTTTTATCTTCTTCCAATCATAAAGCGACTATAAGTGGTACGCAAGGCCGCATAAATATTAATCCGCAGTGGTATATGGCAGAGTCTTATACTTTGATTCAAGGTGAGGACAAAGAAAAAATCAAGAGACCAAAACTCGGAAAAGGGTATGCCCATGAAATAGAGGAATGCCATGCTTGCCTTTGGTCTGACAAAATTGAAAGCGAGCTTTGGTCACATCAAAACAGTTTGGATTTGATAAAAATTGTTGAAGATGTGAGAGAACAAATTGGATTGGTTTATTCGTGA
- a CDS encoding metalloregulator ArsR/SmtB family transcription factor, producing MNLRRDVFQAIADPTRRAILLMVTSQAMTAGAIASNFDTARPTVSKHLQILTECELLRQEQNGREIFYHLNATKMKEVADFIEPFRKIWDDRFNKLEDLMKNYKKK from the coding sequence GTGAATTTAAGACGAGACGTATTTCAAGCCATTGCAGATCCAACAAGACGAGCAATACTACTGATGGTAACTTCACAAGCCATGACAGCGGGAGCGATAGCTTCAAACTTTGATACAGCAAGACCAACTGTTTCAAAACATTTGCAAATACTAACTGAATGCGAATTGCTAAGACAAGAGCAAAACGGAAGAGAAATTTTCTATCACCTCAATGCAACAAAAATGAAAGAAGTAGCCGATTTCATAGAGCCGTTCCGTAAAATTTGGGATGATCGATTTAATAAACTCGAAGATTTAATGAAAAACTATAAAAAGAAATAA
- a CDS encoding DJ-1/PfpI family protein, with product MTIAVLLFDDFETLDVFGPVEIFGRLVDLYSIKFYSLNGGQIKNRHGVSVLTEKLDTINSSLEIFLIPGGLGTRTEVNNKLLIHKIKEIADFSKYVLTICTGSALLAKTGLLDNKNATSNKRAFAWVTTNGINVIWNKKARWTVDAKFYTSSGVSAGMDMSLGFLSDRHGIDFARKVAFEIEYNWVEDKDSDSFKAV from the coding sequence ATGACAATAGCTGTATTACTTTTTGATGATTTTGAAACTTTAGATGTATTTGGCCCGGTTGAAATATTTGGAAGACTTGTTGATCTATACTCCATCAAATTCTATTCGCTTAATGGCGGACAAATAAAAAACAGACACGGAGTTTCTGTTTTAACTGAAAAGTTAGATACAATTAATAGCTCCTTGGAAATTTTCCTGATTCCCGGTGGATTAGGAACACGAACAGAAGTTAACAACAAATTACTCATCCACAAAATCAAAGAAATAGCAGACTTTAGCAAATATGTATTAACTATCTGCACAGGAAGTGCTTTATTAGCAAAAACGGGTTTATTGGATAACAAAAATGCGACATCTAACAAAAGGGCTTTTGCCTGGGTAACAACTAATGGAATCAATGTAATTTGGAACAAAAAAGCCAGATGGACTGTAGACGCAAAGTTCTACACTTCCTCAGGTGTAAGTGCAGGAATGGATATGTCTCTTGGCTTTTTGAGTGACCGCCATGGAATTGATTTTGCCCGAAAGGTCGCATTCGAAATTGAATACAATTGGGTAGAAGATAAAGATAGTGACAGTTTCAAAGCTGTGTAA